The bacterium genome segment CGTAAATTACAGAGATAACTCCCAGTACTACGCCATCGAACCATCCTACCGATTCCGCATAATCTTTTGTTGTCTGCTGAAGATTGTCCAAATCCTGTTTTTCCATTGCCCCTCCTGTGGTTTATATTACAAACTGGTTTATAACTTATTTTAAGTTGGGGGATTTGTCAAGAAAAAAATGGGGAGATTAGCCACCCCGCACAATAAATATGCGGGGTAAGCTCCGTTCACAGAGGAAAAAATCAGAGAGCAAAGAGAAGGAACCAACAGAATACAGATGAGAGGGCACGGGGGGCAGAGGGCGCAAAGAACAAAAACTGTAACCGCAGATACACGCAAATAAACGCGGAAAAGGGAAAATGGAAAATAGTGGTGAGTGACCGGTAGACAGCAAAGAAAGAAAATAAAGAACCACGAAAGTATGAAAAGAAGAAAAAAGCACGAAAAACAAATAACAAATAAAAAGAGTTATCCCATGCCTACGGCGGGCCGTGCCTATCGGCAGGTAAACAGGCGCGAATGAGCATGGAACACACTAAACAGAAATTTTTTCCAGCAAAGCCGGATAACTTAGACTTCCTCAGAATAAGAATCCCTAATCGCTAAAGCTCAAGGGCTTCCTATAATGTCCCTGCGGAACAAAGGCTAAGTAAGGACGCAGATTTTCGCAGATAAAAAGAAAGCTAAGGAATAACCTGAAAACAGATAAAAAAATACAGAAAATTTAGACAGGATTAACAGATTATGATTTTCGCAGAATACGGAAAACCCGCCAAGAAGACCGGCGGGCAGGCAGAGAACGGAAAGAATTAAACAGGGATTGAAAGAGACTTTAAGAGAAAAAATAAAAAAACAGATAACGGGGAGATTCTCCTCCAAACGGACATGCCAAAAAGATTGGGGGGCAAGCTGGTATGCAGGCTGGCGGACAAGTTCTCCGCCTTACACCAAGAAGACTGGCGCACAAGGAGACAGACTCAAGGGCTTTTTATAAGTTGATGGGGCTGTCCACTATGTGTAATAAAGAGGGGGAGTCTAAAAATCTTGACAAAGGAGATTAATTCATTTATATAAGTGGTGTAAATAATGTAACTGGATGCGATAGTTGAGTTAGTATAGTTAGTTTAGTGAGTAACAGAGAACGAAAAAAGAGGGGGAGAAGATGATAACTTTAATAAGTTTGTTGTATCTCGTAGGCGCGGGGCAAACAAATATGATACCCGTAGATATGGGGAAATTCGGAAAGAAGGTTGCAGTATGTAACAGTGAAAACGATATTTCCGCATTGAAGTCCAGATTTTTTGGCAGTAAAAAAGGCAGCAAATCGGATTCAAGCAACATTCATTTTGTTGCGAGAACGCTTCACGGATTAGGGTATTGCGTGTTCGTAAAAGATACTTTTACATATTACTCGGAAGGCGGGGAACTTATTATACTGAATACTTCGAACCCTGCAAATCCCACACTTGTAAGCGAGTTCAGCAGTCCTTCTTTGATAAACAACATTTACGTTTCGGGAAATTATGTGTATCTTTCAAACAGGGAAGCGGGTCTCGTAATAATAGACATTAGTAATCCTGCAAACCCTGTCGAAGCGGGGCATTACTCGGACTCGCTTGAAGCTTGGTCTTCCTGCGTTTCGGGAAATTATGCATACGTTATAGATTTTTGGATGGGGCAACTGCAGGTATTGGATATCCAGAATCCTGCGAATATCTTGTTGGTTGGGACATACGGGGGGAGTCAATTATTCGGGGAGATTTACGTTTCGGGAAATTATGCGTATATCACGGACAGGGGGATGGGGACGACAAGTTGTTTCATTACTCTTGATATTACTAATCCGGCTGCCATAAGGAAAACAGGAAGTATAAACGTTACCGGGTATCCTTCGGGAATTTGTGTTAAAGATACTTTTGCATACGTAGCGGCGGGAGCTACGGTTAAAATATTAAACATAGCGGATACTATTCCGAAACTTGTTAAGAGTTGTAATACTTATGCGTATGCCTATGATATATGCGTTAACAATAATTATGTTTATGCGGGCGAAGTTATAGATTACAGGGGCAGTGCGTTTCGATATGGCAGGCTTGAAATAATAGATGTATCGGTTCCGGAGTCGGCTAAGGTAGTTGGAGTTGATTCTAATATGGTATATGGGACTTACGGGATATCTTATTTTAATGACCACATTTACGGAGCCTGCAGTGCGGAGGGATTGGAGATAATAAACGTATCTGTTGCCGATTCTCCGGTGGTTATCGGTAATTATAACACTTATGAAAACATAGCGAAGATAGAAATCTCCAATGATTATGGGTATGCATATAATTATGCAAGGGGTGTAAAAGTATTGGATATCAGTAGTCCACAGAATCCCCAGAGGGTAGGGGAAATGCCTATGAATATTTTACTGGACATAAACGTGGCGGGAAATTATTTGTATGCAAGTTTGTATGCCGATTCTACGGGAGATTCCGGGATTGTAATAAAAGACATAAGTAACCCGTTAGCTCCGGTTGATAAGGACGTATGGGTTAACCCGGGCGCTACAGATACTGTATATTACAGATGGATAGCCGCAGCGAACAATTATGTTTATGCGTATAATTATAATAAAACCATTGATATTATGAATGATTCCCTGAATAAAGTCGGTTCATATAATTTTCCGTATATTACTACTTTTCTTTGTATAGACAGTAATTATGTGTATGTAACCGATTACGTAGGCAAGAAACTGTATGCGATAAACGTTTCAAATCCGTCGGCTCCGGAGTCAGTAGGAGTATGGGCTACGGTCAAGGATTATTTGCTTAATATGGCAATATCCGGGCAATATGCGTATATCGTGACTCCCGACAGCGGGTTACGAATAGTAGACATATTAAGGGCGATTTCTTTGGAAGAAGTAGGGCATTATTGTCCATCGGGGGCGTGGAACACGGATGTATGTGTTTCCGGAAAATATGCGTATACTACCGATTATACGGCAGGTGTAACGGCAGTAGACGTATCCGACCCTACTGCACCACAAGAGGCTGGGTATTATTATATAGATATGATGCCTTTCCTGGCAAATTTAGGGGTTTTCTTTTTCCCTGCGAGTGATATATACGTTTC includes the following:
- a CDS encoding FlgD immunoglobulin-like domain containing protein; the encoded protein is MITLISLLYLVGAGQTNMIPVDMGKFGKKVAVCNSENDISALKSRFFGSKKGSKSDSSNIHFVARTLHGLGYCVFVKDTFTYYSEGGELIILNTSNPANPTLVSEFSSPSLINNIYVSGNYVYLSNREAGLVIIDISNPANPVEAGHYSDSLEAWSSCVSGNYAYVIDFWMGQLQVLDIQNPANILLVGTYGGSQLFGEIYVSGNYAYITDRGMGTTSCFITLDITNPAAIRKTGSINVTGYPSGICVKDTFAYVAAGATVKILNIADTIPKLVKSCNTYAYAYDICVNNNYVYAGEVIDYRGSAFRYGRLEIIDVSVPESAKVVGVDSNMVYGTYGISYFNDHIYGACSAEGLEIINVSVADSPVVIGNYNTYENIAKIEISNDYGYAYNYARGVKVLDISSPQNPQRVGEMPMNILLDINVAGNYLYASLYADSTGDSGIVIKDISNPLAPVDKDVWVNPGATDTVYYRWIAAANNYVYAYNYNKTIDIMNDSLNKVGSYNFPYITTFLCIDSNYVYVTDYVGKKLYAINVSNPSAPESVGVWATVKDYLLNMAISGQYAYIVTPDSGLRIVDILRAISLEEVGHYCPSGAWNTDVCVSGKYAYTTDYTAGVTAVDVSDPTAPQEAGYYYIDMMPFLANLGVFFFPASDIYVSGDYIYVANSDCGVYIFQSSFPGISEEKGNVKEALSIESFPNPFNKETSICYYVNGSGKTDVSLKVYDAGGREVSTLVNNSCMPGKHSVKWSGKNNSGNKVAAGVYFVRLNVSGKNVNSKMLLMK